A genomic region of Cryptococcus gattii WM276 chromosome F, complete sequence contains the following coding sequences:
- a CDS encoding uncharacterized protein (Similar to TIGR gene model, INSD accession AAW44113.1) — translation MTSELKKFDSSLDDEKVLTEHVEVSHAVTRDDLERGRTKRTANTQLDDAAKLLEEAGGHVEYTHAENKRVLRLIDFYVCLPMCLVYFIQQLDKASVSYAAVFDLQVEANLVGTQYSWLSSVVYCAQLVCQPLSSYALIVFPVKYWVMFNMAAWSIVTMCTAAATNFTGLLLARMFLGVFEATILPSFILITQMWWVRREQSYRTIAYQIANSFAAIFGPLLSYAVGKACDGSDKIKAYQGIFLFMGGFSLVLVPIVWFLLPNSPTTARFLKKGNDRLIAIDRLAENNTGTKASTFKWDQFWETYKDPKTYMWAAMWFCCACPSGGIGAFGGLITKGFGFDTFTTILLQMPPGAIGIITLLVSIYVTNKIKLRWPVIATVCVFPIAGGIALTQVPSTKTGGLMASYYVAYLFAALQPLLISWCNLNSAGTTKRVLTTATMFGALTVGNIVGPQVYLKREAPHYHTGLYVDIACWCILLILVVSMGIYLKLLNKRQEARRLALGLPADLKDMSIMSMEEAEAYKTELSQVMRAQGKDLDSLNANSFDDMTDFENPMFMYVL, via the exons ATGACTTCTGAACTCAAGAAATTCGACTCATCTCTGGACGACGAGAAGGTGCTCACGGAGCACGTCGAAGTCTCCCATGCCGTCACTCGCGATGACCTGGAGAGGGGTCGTACGAAGCGCACCGCCAACACTCAGCTCGATGATGCCGCAAAGCTTTTGGAAGAAGCCGGTGGTCATGTCGAGTACACACATGCAGAAAACAAGAGGGTCCTGCGTCTAATTGATTTCTACGTTTGTCTGCCCATGTGCCTGGTTTACTTCATTCAACAG CTCGACAAAGCAAGTGTTAGTTACGCTGCAGTTTTCGATTTGCAAGTAGAGGCCAACTTGGTTGGCACTCAGTACAGTTGGCTTTCCAGTGTAGT CTACTGCGCACAACTTGTATGCCAGCCTTTGTCTTCCTATGCCCTGATTGTCTTCCCAGTTAAATACTGGGTTATGTTCAACATGGCTGCAT GGAGTATCGTTACCATGTGCACAGCTGCTGCAACGAACTTTACCGGCCTTCTTTTGGCTCGTATGTTTTTGGGTGTCTTTGAAGCCACTATCTTGCCTTCTTTCATTCTCATCACGCAAATGTGGTGGGTTCGACGAGAGCAATCTTACCGAACCATTGCCTACCAA ATCGCCAACTCTTTTGCTGCCATTTTCGGTCCTTTGCTTTCTTATGCTGTCGGCAAAGCTTGCGACGGCTCAGACAAGATCAAGGCTTACCAGGGtatcttcctcttcatgGGTGGCTTCAGCTTGGTTCTTGTGCCCATTGTCTGGTTCTTGCTTCCCAACTCCCCCACTACTGCTCGATTCTTGAAGAAAGGTAACGACCGACTCATTGCCATTGACCGACTTGCTGAGAACAACACTGGTACAAAG GCTTCCACATTCAAGTGGGATCAATTCTGGGAGACTTACAAGGACCCAAAGACATACATGTGGGCGGCAATGTGGTTCTGCTGCGCTTGTCCCTCTGGCGGTATTGGAGCTTTCGGCGGTCTTATCACTAAG GGTTTTGGCTTTGACACGTTCACCACCATCTTGCTCCAAATGCCTCCCGGTGCTATTGGTATCATTACTCTCTTGGTTTCTATCTATGTGACAAACAAGATTAAACTCCGTTGGCCCGTCATTGC TACTGTCTGCGTCTTCCCTATTGCCGGTGGCATTGCGTTGACCCAAGTGCCCAGTACCAAGACTGGTGGACTCATGGCCAGTTATTATGTTGCTTACCTCTTCGCTGCCCTTC AGCCATTGTTGATCAGTTGGTGTAACCTAAACTCTGCTGGTACCACCAAGCGAGTCCTCACTACCGCTACTATGTTTGGCGCTCTTACTGTCGGCAAT ATCGTCGGTCCTCAAGTCTACCTTAAACGAGA GGCGCCTCACTACCACACTGGTCTTTACGTCGACATTGCCTGCTGGTGtatcctcctcatcctcgtcGTATCAATGGGCATTTACCTTAAACTCCTCAACAAGCGCCAGGAAGCCCGTCGACTTGCCTTGGGTCTTCCTGCGGACCTCAAAGACATGTCTATCATGTCCATGGAAGAGGCCGAGGCTTACAAGACCGAGCTTAGTCAAGTTATGAGGGCGCAGGGAAAGGACTTGGACAGTTTGAACGCTAACTCTTTCGATGACATGACCGATTTCGA AAACCCCATGTTCATGTATGTTTTGTAA
- a CDS encoding Clathrin-coated vesicle protein, putative (Similar to TIGR gene model, INSD accession AAW44107.1), producing the protein MPDISPDVLRVEESRFTGDGSDLSLLHWLRQAEQAIETIDPEDLSKQIQSLHAFFLKLILPNPNPTLPKPGRPIRHLVTRCVVKVHQRVESRSLFDFVQALVKAVSDGGSKGMNTAENLGRVASWYCIGEVIKEHGKNMMSFMAEICTSSLKVFKNTNLSVLLRTQAMVAFSRSLHSAGKALPDALVKDLLKSLRSGLQDKALSVQRACAGTFISLHLYTPAVQLQPTLDMVAPISFKSLETADHLTRREFSRMLAHFLAATQVPGSGVVPELSRKSKTETGEQSGEPTVMTSAAEDRTSKTLFTTQEMLKYLSIPYNKPQSPRKLRNAIIDVYTTLFTTLGGEYVEARYGEIVKHIMDEIVLPQRGGRYEVLMTRQVAKILLRDLIGERLLSEPGQVSAIRELTVNYLKRWQPTLLPGQPRMNKNVLIVVLREIAGLLEQLGNAPAQIIELLAEPLVRLLAHESYSVRLSAAFTLRRFCTTNPSQLPRLLSILIADIEKDLNLLSSPTAPKEIAPRLIGKAFGLSALIAISPARPLYVSHDVPTKVFDLAVSLLKRAGDHEIPQASTEIQVAWYLVTGLMSLGPSFVKLHLPQLLVLWRNALPKPSSKDISVGERGEAEWNFLLLVRECALSAVLNFLDHNQSLVNIDVARRLATLFANTLNYVNGFATAYAEALREQANSPNSSPVFTTRPSLVDREATLRRRVLQCFTALGPSSATESTQPALLQAAITVFADPENYSGSGAQAAIAAQAGNFGGIWHSADGYAFGVTSLARARDDYGKNGEEDEGEEGWLNRDRVEIELEEQLSRPILGSLEHDFLPLLAAQQPLSSPTPAPAQTGVIDAGLSLFSILFPHQNLEGQVQSLATLSSHMRSSKLEKNPGRKQAVVVNTVTALRKTLKGVEGSGGKARKVMGSAQVSEMIRSLLQDAIFDPSPSIRSTSAEALGLLSSLASPTHLSSQIQWLVDQVVTNRSPDARAGCALAFGAIYSSVGGLVGGPILKTIVNILMSLATDPHPVVHFYAMKALARVVDAANLSYEPYVPTTLGMLSNIYLLETHEPEGGSLGSVNLRGDLPAYQVICRILHALIGVLGPELQEPGKVRSLVFLLVHEFGEETDEGLAVEAIKCVQQFLMFAPTAIDIPKLVQTFRTHLASPRRPLKVASITALYQIVQRDPVLISKLGGNQLVEDLFGLLDDDPSIDGVKKVISSWLRGTAAALPSGWIDLCQRIMTRTAAQKAAARRTQQASAPAAGPAFIDDEGESLGGGASTSTSSNALSSRWRTQLFALQCLHGIVVSVAEGNRPEHFDPLLARRIGVNGRHMLWSRVGDLIRMAFSASAAGVMEVRIAGLVVLRDVIEKFSASPDPDFESALLLEQHQAPIAAALTPSFGSDSAPEVLSLAVQVCAVFVGSGVVKEVPRMGRILKLLTGALEQCKNGEMLSLGDMEELSPSAVIMLQISILTAWAELQISSIRQSYLTDVLKPYRWLLAPFWIGALRDYAQLRTDPEMGGLSGAVDSTAGLGREVLLPYYEQAVPKLLHAVAISFAINDPFAFGAMDGQRYDSPDPPTSLPSIRPEPSANFYIVYGLSFESLLKTIGDVSASSLASACLKAMQSLVKPVLSGTTVFDGQFFDELCTVCYRIAMSEPANVKSEAVEMMSSFATSRKGTGTMDSAQTRRVLAVVAFTLRQIVPTKEVIPSWNHVDSTQDKVNLLRSAFMAYAQIIECVEVSQKADMYAVGLYLFMGLLESESPVDLVGGCLGCLKVLVEGLVAAQVPDVSNGEKIVHGVVSACLSNVDDMRARVNPVANIKIKNNLLAVTLILTALPTGLKVSRNLVESVGYTIGQYLGAGIERPELGLTAIHCASTILSASLRLLPSPLGPNSPPAPSPVLQHSTLHLLPPMITYISDNVVAHATNPDYAPPLEGIQAVIKSLVSWSTGLPDEHKARGYGVVLPTLCLMLDPPGSTSQGQSASQLHGVAAAVLLGLAQSGPTAFKEATMAMKEGERGELEHAIRDAVGQKQGAANGGVAKERKGIELKSFG; encoded by the exons ATGCCAGACATATCACCGGACGTTCTCAGGGTCGAAGAA TCGCGCTTCACAGGCGACGGCTCGGACCTCTCTCTCCTACACTGGCTACGTCAAGCAGAACAAGCTATCGAGACGATCGACCCAGAGGACCTCTCCAAACAGATTCAATCTCTACACGCATTCTTCCTCAAACTTATCCTTCCAAACCCCAATCCGACTCTACCCAAGCCAGGACGTCCTATAAGACATCTAGTCACGCGGTGTGTCGTCAAGGTGCATCAACGTGTGGAATCTCGCTCCCTGTTTGATTTTGTCCAGGCGCTAGTCAAGGCGGTCAGCGATGGTGGTTCGAAGGGGATGAATACTGCAGAAAACTTGGGCAGGGTCGCGAGCTGGTACTGTATTGGAGAAGTAATCAAGGAGCACGGAAAGAAT ATGATGTCGTTCATGGCCGAGATCTGTACTTCGTCATTAAAAGTGTTCAAGAACACCAATCTT TCTGTCTTGCTTCGAACACAAGCAATGGTCGCATTCTCCAGATCTCTTCACTCAGCTGGAAAGGCCCTTCCAGATGCTCTCGTCAAAGACCTCCTTAAATCTCTTCGTAGCGGACTACAAGATAAGGCTCTCTCTGTCCAGCGTGCTTGTGCTGGAACATTCATCTCTCTACACCTCTACACCCCTGCCGTTCAACTCCAGCCAACTTTGGATATGGTCGCACCCATATCATTCAAAAGTCTGGAGACAGCCGACCATTTGACAAGACGGGAGTTTAGTAGAATGTTGGCGCATTTTCTGGCTGCCACGCAAGTCCCTGGAAGTGGTGTTGTGCCTGAATTATCGAGAAAGTCGAAAACAGAAACCGGAGAACAGTCGGGAGAACCTACCGTCATGACCTCTGCCGCTGAAGACAGGACATCTAAAACCCTTTTCACAACTCAGGAGATGCTAAAATATCTTTCAATTCCGTACAACAAACCTCAATCTCCGCGCAAGCTCCGTAACGCCATCATTGACGTCTATACGACATTGTTCACCACTTTAGGAGGGGAGTATGTTGAGGCGAGATATGGAGAGATTGTAAAGCATATCATGGACGAGATTGTCTTACCACAACGAGGAGGTCGATACGAAGTGCTCATGACTAGACAAGTGGCCAAAATTCTCCTCCGGGACCTTATCGGTGAACGACTCCTGTCAGAACCTGGGCAAGTGTCTGCTATTCGCGAGCTGACCGTCAATTATCTCAAGAGATGGCAGCCTACCCTGCTTCCCGGCCAGCCAAGAATGAACAAAAACGTCCTCATCGTCGTGCTGCGCGAAATCGCCGGTCTTCTCGAACAATTGGGCAATGCTCCGGCGCAAATCATTGAGCTGCTCGCCGAACCTCTAGTGAGGTTATTGGCTCACGAATCGTACTCTGTCCGGCTGTCCGCCGCATTCACACTGCGGCGATTTTGCACGACAAATCCATCCCAACTTCCTCGTTTACTCAGCATTCTCATCGCTGATATCGAAAAGGACCTTAACCTTTTGTCTTCTCCTACGGCACCCAAGGAAATCGCCCCACGGCTCATTGGCAAGGCGTTTGGATTGTCTGCACTTATAGCCATCAGCCCCGCGAGACCGCTATATGTGTCGCATGATGTCCCGACAAAGGTGTTTGATCTTGCCGTATCATTGTTGAAGCGGGCGGGCGATCATGAGATTCCACAAGCGAGTACAGAGATTCAAGTAGCATGGTACCTTGTGACAGGACTCATGAGTCTTGGCCCAAGTTTCGTGAAGCTCCATTTACCCCAACTGCTTGTCTTGTGGCGTAACGCTTTGCCGAAGCCGTCTAGCAAGGATATCTCTGTTGGTGAAAGGGGTGAGGCCGAATGGAatttcctccttctcgtGCGAGAATGTGCTCTGTCCGCTGTGCTCAATTTCCTCGATCATAACCAATCCCTTGTCAACATTGACGTCGCTCGTCGACTTGCCACTCTTTTTGCCAACACCCTCAACTATGTCAACGGTTTCGCCACCGCCTACGCCGAAGCACTTCGCGAACAAGCCAACTCGCCTAACTCTTCCCCTGTCTTCACTACCCGTCCTTCCCTCGTTGACCGCGAAGCCACACTCCGACGTCGAGTCTTGCAGTGCTTCACCGCTCTCGGACCTTCATCCGCGACAGAATCAACTCAACCGGCTTTGCTGCAAGCGGCCATCACAGTCTTTGCTGATCCTGAGAATTACTCGGGTTCGGGCGCTCAAGCTGCCATTGCTGCCCAAGCTGGTAACTTTGGTGGTATTTGGCATTCGGCTGATGGGTACGCTTTTGGAGTAACAAGTCTGGCTAGGGCTAGGGATGATTATGGTaagaatggagaagaggatgaaggggaagaagggtggTTAAACAGGGATAGGGTGGAGATCGAGCTCGAGGAACAACTGTCAAGACCAATTTTGGGTTCGTTAGAGCATGACTTTTTGCCTTTGCTTGCTGCTCAACAACCACTGTCATCCCCCACCCCCGCACCAGCCCAGACAGGCGTCATCGACGCGGGGCTCTCCTTGTTCTCTATCCTCTTTCCACATCAAAACCTCGAAGGCCAAGTCCAATCGCTTGCGACTCTTTCATCACATATGCGATCTAGTAAGCTGGAGAAGAACCCAGGGAGAAAGCAGGCTGTGGTAGTCAACACCGTCACTGCCTTGAGGAAGACTTTGAAAGGGGTAGAAGGGTCTGGTGGTAAGGCGAGGAAGGTGATGGGTAGTGCGCAGGTCAGTGAGATGATTAGGTCTCTCCTTCAG GACGCTATCTTTGATCCTTCCCCGAGTATCCGTTCCACTTCTGCCGAAGCTCTCGGTCTTCTCTCATCATTAGCTTCCCCGACCCACCTTTCATCCCAAATTCAATGGCTTGTCGATCAAGTCGTTACTAATCGATCACCCGATGCTCGAGCCGGCTGTGCTCTTGCATTCGGAGCCATCTACTCCTCCGTCGGTGGCTTGGTTGGTGGTCCCATTCTCAAGACTATAGTCAACATCCTCATGAGCCTAGCAACGGACCCTCATCCGGTTGTTCATTTCTACGCTATGAAAGCCTTAGCCCGTGTGGTGGACGCTGCCAATCTCAGTTACGAGCCTTACGTGCCCACCACGCTTGGGATGCTATCCAACATCTATCTCCTTGAAACCCACGAGCCCGAGGGTGGTTCGCTCGGAAGCGTTAATCTGCGTGGTGACTTGCCTGCTTATCAAGTGATTTGTCGAATTTTGCACGCATTAATAGGTGTGCTGGGCCCCGAATTACAAGAGCCTGGGAAAGTGAGAAGCTTGGTGTTCTTATTGGTGCACGAATTTGGGGAAGAGACGGACGAAGGGTTGGCTGTGGAGGCTATTAAGTGTGTCCAGCAGTTCCTCATGTTTGCACCTACAGCCATCGATATCCCCAAGCTCGTCCAGACTTTCCGCACACATCTCGCCTCACCACGACGTCCTCTCAAAGTGGCATCCATCACCGCCCTTTATCAGATTGTCCAGCGCGATCCCGTGCTCATTTCAAAACTCGGTGGAAACCAGCTGGTGGAAGATTTATTCGGGTTATTGGACGATGATCCGAGCATTGATGGTGTAAAGAAGGTAATTAGCAGCTGGCTGAGGGGCACGGCGGCAGCATTGCCCTCAGGATGGATTGATCTTTGTCAGAGAATCATGACTAGGACCGCAGCTCAGAAAGCTGCTGCTCGTCGCACACAACAAGCCTCTGCACCCGCTGCTGGTCCGGCATTTATCGACGATGAAGGCGAATCCCTGGGTGGAGGAGCCTCGACCTCTACTTCATCGAATGCCCTTTCCTCCCGATGGCGAACCCAGCTCTTCGCGCTCCAGTGTTTACATGGCATTGTTGTTTCAGTGGCAGAAGGCAACAGACCAGAGCATTTTGACCCTCTATTGGCTAGAAGGATAGGCGTTAATGGGCGTCATATGCTTTGGTCACGGGTCGGCGACTTGATCAGAATGGCGTTTTCGGCTAGTGCAGCAGGTGTCATGGAAGTGAGAATAGCAGGACTCGTTGTGCTGAGAGATGTCATTGAG AAATTCTCTGCATCACCCGATCCTGATTTCGAATCTGCACTTCTTTTGGAACAGCATCAGGCTCCTATTGCGGCTGCATTGACTCCTTCATTCGGATCAGATTCCGCCCCTGAAGTTTTGTCTTTGGCGGTGCAAGTTTGTGCTGTTTTCGTTGGAAGTGGAGTCGTAAAGGAAGTTCCGAGAATGGGCAGGATTTTGAAATTATTGACAGGAGCATTGGAGCAGTGTAAGA ACGGTGAAATGCTCTCTTTGGGAGACATGGAAGAGCTCTCACCTTCTGCGGTCATCATGCTTCAGATCTCTATACTTACAGCCTGGGCAGAGCTTCAAATCTCCAGCATCCGACAATCATACCTCACAGATGTCCTAAAGCCATACAGATGGCTGTTAGCTCCATTCTGGATCGGTGCTTTGAGAGACTATGCCCAACTGAGGACGGACCCGGAAATGGGTGGGCTTAGTGGAGCTGTAGATAGTACTGCTGGTTTAGGTAGAGAGGTACTGTTACCT TACTACGAGCAAGCTGTACCAAAGCTATTGCATGCTGTTGCCATCTCATTTGCTATCAACGATCCGTTTGCATTTGGGGCAATGGATGGTCAGCGTTACGATTCCCCCGATCCTCCCACTTCTTTGCCTTCTATTCGGCCAGAACCATCCGCCAACTTTTATATCGTCTACGGCCTCTCATTCGAGTCTTTACTCAAGACAATTGGCGATGTTTCTGCTTCATCTCTTGCTTCTGCCTGCCTTAAAGCAATGCAGAGCCTGGTCAAGCCGGTTTTGAGTGGTACGACGGTTTTCGACGGGCAGTTCTTCGATGAGCTGTGCACAGTCTGCTACAGGATTGCCATGAGTGAGCCTGCGAATGTGAAGAGCGAGGCTGTCGAAATGATGTCCAGCTTTGCAACCAGTAGAAAAGGCACAGGCACGATGGATTCTGCTCAGACAAGAAGGGTTTTGGCCGTTGTTGCATTTACTCTCAGACAGATTGTTCCTACTAAGGAGGTGATACCCTCCTGGAACCATGTAGACTCTACGCAAGACAAAGTTAACCTTCTTCGCTCGGCATTTATGGCCTATGCGCAAATAATAGAGTGTGTGGAAGTTTCACAAAAGGCAGACATGTATGCAGTGGGACTGTACCTTTTTATGGGTCTGCTTGAGAGCGAGTCACCGGTGGATTTGGTAGGAGGATGTTTGGGATGCTTGAAGGTGCTGGTGGAGGGATTGGTGGCTGCTCAAGTACCCGATGTGAGCAATGGCGAGAAGATTGTACATGGTGTTGTTTCAGCGTGCCTCAGTAACGTTGATGATATGAG GGCGAGGGTCAACCCTGTCGCCAATATCAAAATCAAAAATAACTTGCTGGCTGTTACGCTCATATTAACAGCACTGCCGACCGGCCTCAAGGTCAGTAGGAATCTAGTGGAGTCTGTCGGCTACACTATCGGCCAGTATTTGGGTGCAGGTATTGAACGTCCAGAG CTTGGCCTCACCGCTATCCATTGCGCGTCCACCATACTTTCCGCATCCCTGCGACTTCTTCCCTCACCTCTCGGCCCCAATTCTCCACCAGCCCCTTCACCAGTGCTGCAACACTCCACTCTCCATCTACTCCCTCCTATGATAACCTACATCTCCGATAACGTCGTAGCACATGCCACCAACCCTGACTATGCTCCTCCTTTGGAAGGTATACAGGCTGTCATCAAGAGTCTGGTATCCTGGAGCACTGGCTTGCCTGACGAGCATAAGGCCAGGGGTTATGGAGTTGTATTACCAACGCTCTGCCTGATGCTCGATCCGCCCGGGTCAACAAGCCAGGGACAGTCCGCATCACAGCTTCACGGGGTGGCTGCTGCCGTTCTTCTTGGCCTCGCCCAATCGGGACCAACAGCGTTCAAAGAGGCGACAATGGCGATGAAAGAAGGCGAAAGAGGAGAGTTGGAGCACGCGATTAGAGACGCTGTTGGTCAAAAACAAGGTGCCGCGAACGGTGGAGTAGCCAAGGAACGTAAAGGTATAGAGTTAAAGAGTTTTGGATAG
- a CDS encoding uncharacterized protein (Similar to TIGR gene model, INSD accession AAW44332.1): protein MPLPQLFKLPYDRVSPKDKESFAYTTLVKRWPVVLTNVISAVSNANHEISMSSSADRDAKVAEGKKIISQISEMKYEMGHNALLSPIEDDGEINVDCYNEELASYPEEDRKWANMNWLFAECYVYRRLRSYFALTQYWKSYDPFFDQKAETYRSSSGAILHLAKAINSAVAEKHELDKDFEKPGSALEIAFMEMIQADLWGNATDLSLLIDLKYEDLQKLQAVGSEAQAEQAKFILRNDLSKTWEHIKGLKNGRIDFVMDNAGFELFTDFILADFLISCTPFVSTVVFHPKAIPWFVSDVVPYDFAWTIDSLLDATFFSQHASQPLTDEDTASLTSLGKRWKVHLEAGRFKLSVPLDTPFGKAPAVGGFWSTQYAYQDMPAMAPDVLAELQKSDLVIFKGDLNYRKLVGDAWWPTTTPFDEAIGPLAGQITLLSLRTNKADTIAGLDEGVAERVDKEAPDWRVSGKYAVVIFSKRR, encoded by the exons ATGCCCCTTCCCCAGCTGTTCAAGCTTCCATACGATCGGGTATCCCCCAAAGACAAAGAAAG CTTTGCCTACACTACTCTTGTCAAGAG ATGGCCCGTCGTGCTCACAAACGTGATCTCTGCCGTTTCCAACGCTAACCATGAGATCTCCATGTCATCCAGTGCTGACAGGGATGCGAAAGTTGCCGAAGGCAAGAAAATTATTTCTCAGATATCAGAGATGAAGTACGAGATGGGCCACAATGCTCTTCTCAG CCCTATCGAGGACGACGGCGAAATCAACGTCGACTGCTACAATGAGGAACTCGCCAGTTACCCCGAAGAGGACAGGAAATGGGCCAATATGAACTGGCTTTTCGCCGAGTGTTATGT CTATCGACGTTTAAGGAGTTACTTTGCCCTTACACAGTATTGGAAGAGTTATGACCCTTTCTTTGACCAGAAGGCCGAGACCTACAGGTCTAGCTCTGGAGCTATCCTCC ACCTTGCGAAGGCCATCAACTCTGCTGTTGCCGAAAAGCATGAACTGGATAAGGACTTTGAGAAGCCTGGGTCCGCTTTGGAAATTGCATTCAT GGAGATGATCCAAGCGGACTTGTGGGGTAACGCAACC GACCTTTCGCTTCTCATTGATCTGAAGTATGAAGACCTTCAGAAGCTCCAAGCTGTAGGCTCCGAAGCTCAAGCGGAACAGGCGAAGTTTATTTTGCGAAATGATCTGAGCAAGACTTGGGAGCATATCAAAGGATTGAAGAATGGCCGAATTGACTTTGTCATGGATAATG CCGGTTTCGAG CTTTTCACTGACTTTATCCTTGCCGATTTCTTGATTTCTTGTACCCCCTTTGTCAGCACGGTGGTATTCCA CCCCAAAGCTATTCCCTGGTTCGTCAGTGACGTCGTTCCATACGACTTCGCATGGACTATCGACTCCCTTCTCGACgccaccttcttctcccagCACGCGTCCCAACCCCTCACCGATGAAGATACCGCGTCTCTCACCTCTCTCGGTAAACGATGGAAAGTGCACCTCGAAGCGGGACGTTTCAAGCTTTCTGTACCCCTTGACACCCCGTTCGGCAAGGCCCCTGCTGTGGGCGGGTTCTGGTCAACCCAGTATGCTTATCAGGATATGCCTGCTATGGCGCCGGACGTTTTGGCAGAACTCCAAAAGTCTGATTTGGTTATTTTCAAGGGTGATTTGAACTACCGAAA GTTGGTTGGCGATGCGTGGTGGCCCACTACTACACCATTCGATGAAGCCATTG GCCCCTTGGCTGGTCAAATCACTTTGCTCAGTTTGAGAACCAACAAAGCTGACACCAT TGCTGGGTTGGATGAAGGCGTCGCTGAAAGAGTTGATAAAGAAGCACCTGATTGGCGAGTGTCTGGCAA GTACGCCGTAGTAATATTTTCGAAGAGACGTTGA
- a CDS encoding Hypothetical Protein (Similar to TIGR gene model, INSD accession AAW44302.1), with product MSNPLDQPEIPTPVPSSTATSTPASANQGDYESDKRQPLAIEYNDPNRGEEIQTLDLGEGNVIKLDKLGPMIINNDGTMSRIQNWQDLHPIEQERTVRLLVKKRNLVRLKKLSDVEKANGERNGEELTALKEGNEEKK from the exons ATGTCAAACCCTCTCGATCAACCCGAAATTCCCACCCCGGTCCCCTCATCTACCGCCACATCCACTCCTGCCTCCGCTAACCAAGGGGATTACGAATCGGACAAGCGACAGCCTTTGGCAATTGAGTACAATGACCCAAACAGGGGGGAAGAAATACAGACGCTTGACCtgggagaaggaaatgTGATCAAGCTGGACAAATTGGGACCTATGATCATTAACAATGACGGA ACTATGTCAAGAATCCAAAACTGGCAAGACCTCCATCCCATTGAGCAAGAGAGGACTGTGAGGCTCCTTGTCAAGAAACGTAATCTTGTGAGACTAAAGAAGCTGAGTGACGTCGAGAAAGCAAACGGAGAACGTAATGGAGAAGAGCTGACTGCCCTCAAGGAGGGAaatgaggagaagaagtaA
- a CDS encoding uncharacterized protein (Similar to TIGR gene model, INSD accession AAW44109.1): MSLDTSSSAIHLQLPPTSSSIRAPSQITVHPSVIAQILTHHSRHPADSESTRVIGALMGNRSDNGQEVDIRSCFAVPHTEQGQQISVDRPFQQDMVNFLAKNGTKEVIVGWYASQKTVNSNSAIIQEYFSFETNPYPAVHLTVDTEIEESGKGLGVKGWVSQPLGLTSKSECSVFVPVPVSIKYADSERAALDLLTATQPTPSPALPPLPTLSNSLSQLSSLIDQCLAYVQSVNNGSQTPDVEVGRYLLEGLGRWSASGNEDEGGVKAGLQDTLTVEYLSSLVRSQVELAGRLSLLQQPVAQQ, from the exons ATGTCTCTGGacacctcttcctccgCCATCCACCTCCAACTCCCCCCAACATCATCATCTAT CCGCGCACCCTCACAAATCACCGTCCACCCTTCCGTTATCGCTCAAATCCTTACCCACCACTCTCGCCACCCTGCCGACTCTGAATCTACTCGAGTGATTGGTGCTCTTATGGGTAATCGATCCGACAATGGTCAAGAAGTCGACATTCGATCATGTTTCGCCGTCCCTCATACCGAACAAGGCCAGCAGATCTCTGTCGACAGACCGTTCCAGCAAGACATGGTCAACTTCCTCGCCAAGAATGGTACCAAGGAAGTCATTGTCGGATGGTACGCGAGCCAAAAGACTGTCAACTCCAACTCTGCTATCATCCAGGAATATTTTTCTTTCGAGACCAACCCTTACCCTGCCGTCCATTTGACCGTTGATACTGAGATTGAAGAGTCTGGAAAGGGTCTTGGTGTGAAGGGATGGGTTTCTCAACCTTTGGGACTGACTAGCAAGTCAGAGTGCTCCGTCTTCGTGCCTGTGCCTGTGTCTATCAAGTACGCCGACTCTGAGCGTGCTGCTT TGGACCTTCTCACCGCCACCCAACCAACTCCTTCCCCTGCTCTCCCCCCTCTCCCCACACTCTCCAATTCTCTCTCTCAACTGTCTTCCCTTATCGACCAATGTCTAGCCTACGTCCAATCCGTCAACAACGGTTCCCAAACCCCGGATGTCGAGGTTGGCCGATACCTCTTGGAAGGCCTCGGCAGATGGTCTGCGAGCGGaaatgaagatgaaggtgGCGTCAAGGCTGGTTTGCAAGACACTTTGACAGTGGAATATTTGTCGAGCTTGGTTAGGAGTCAGGTCGAGTTGGCGGGCAGGTTGTCACTTTTGCAGCAGCCTGTTGCTCAGCAGTAG